The Heyndrickxia vini genome contains a region encoding:
- a CDS encoding solute symporter family protein yields MSPTVIILFLIIVGMTLVVTYYAAKRTKTTSEFYTAGGGLTGWQNGLAIAGDYLSAASFLGIAGMIALSGFDGFFYSIGFLIAYLVVMFIVAEPLRNLGKYTLADMINSRFDAKKVRGVAALNTITIVIFYMIAQLVGAGALIQLLFGIDYWIAVLIVGIMMTVYVLFGGMTATSWVQIIKAVLLMIGTIIISFIVLAKFHFNIFDMFSEMKTATPLGADYLKPGVKYKVPLDTISLMLALVLGTAGLPHILMRFFTVKDAKTARSSVVTATWIIGIFYVLTIFLGFGAAYFVGFDTIKTANAAGNMAAPLLAGALGGDFLMSFVSAVAFATILAVVAGLVLSGASAFAHDIYAQIIKKGKVTEKKQMLAAKYASIGVAVLSILLALFAQKMNVAFLVSLAFCVAASANLPVIIFTIYWKKFNTAGAITGMLSGLLSSLILVIVSPNVFSPIEGAAIFVGEPLISLTNPAIISVPLGFIGAYVGTVISKKQDMKRYAEVIVKANTGYKE; encoded by the coding sequence ATGAGTCCTACTGTAATTATTCTATTTCTAATCATTGTTGGAATGACTTTAGTCGTTACCTATTATGCTGCAAAACGAACAAAAACGACAAGTGAATTTTATACAGCGGGCGGTGGACTAACCGGCTGGCAAAATGGATTGGCAATTGCAGGAGACTATTTATCTGCAGCATCATTTCTCGGGATAGCCGGAATGATTGCTTTAAGCGGTTTTGATGGATTTTTTTATAGTATTGGGTTTTTAATTGCATATTTAGTCGTAATGTTCATTGTTGCAGAGCCCCTTAGAAATTTAGGAAAGTATACATTAGCTGATATGATTAATTCCCGATTTGATGCAAAAAAAGTACGTGGGGTTGCAGCATTAAATACGATTACCATTGTTATTTTCTATATGATCGCCCAATTAGTTGGTGCGGGTGCGCTTATTCAATTATTATTCGGAATCGATTACTGGATTGCCGTTTTAATCGTTGGAATTATGATGACAGTTTATGTCCTTTTCGGAGGTATGACAGCTACGAGTTGGGTTCAAATAATTAAGGCTGTATTACTGATGATTGGTACGATCATCATTTCTTTTATCGTTTTAGCGAAATTCCATTTCAATATTTTTGATATGTTTAGTGAGATGAAAACGGCCACACCACTTGGAGCAGACTACTTAAAACCTGGAGTAAAATATAAAGTACCATTAGATACGATTTCATTAATGCTCGCACTTGTTCTTGGTACTGCGGGTTTACCACATATTTTGATGCGCTTTTTTACCGTTAAGGATGCAAAAACAGCAAGAAGTTCCGTCGTAACGGCTACATGGATCATCGGTATTTTTTATGTATTAACGATTTTCCTTGGTTTTGGCGCAGCTTACTTTGTTGGATTCGATACAATCAAAACAGCAAACGCAGCGGGAAATATGGCGGCGCCATTACTTGCGGGTGCATTAGGTGGAGATTTTCTTATGTCCTTCGTATCTGCCGTTGCATTTGCGACTATTTTAGCAGTTGTGGCGGGGTTAGTTTTATCGGGTGCTTCCGCATTTGCACATGATATCTATGCACAGATCATTAAAAAGGGAAAAGTGACAGAGAAAAAACAAATGCTCGCAGCTAAATACGCTTCTATTGGAGTCGCTGTTTTATCCATTTTATTAGCTTTGTTCGCTCAAAAAATGAATGTGGCATTTCTCGTTTCACTCGCGTTTTGTGTGGCAGCCAGCGCTAACCTCCCAGTAATCATCTTTACGATTTATTGGAAAAAATTTAATACGGCCGGTGCCATTACTGGCATGCTTTCGGGTCTATTGTCATCGTTAATCCTTGTTATTGTTAGTCCGAATGTATTCTCCCCAATTGAGGGTGCAGCAATATTTGTCGGCGAGCCGTTAATATCTTTAACGAACCCCGCCATTATTTCGGTTCCGTTAGGTTTTATCGGGGCGTATGTTGGAACGGTTATCTCGAAAAAACAAGATATGAAACGATATGCAGAAGTAATCGTAAAAGCAA